CTTCATTTACGCGCGGATGTATGAGCCGCAAATGGAGTGTTGCAAGGAAGGTTGCCGTTGATGTGCGCCGCGTATGTTGTGTGTCTTCTCTGCGGCGGCTAGCGGTAAGGCCGTGCAGACGTGGCGGAAGTAGCGGAGGTTGATGTATATGGTTCGGCCGATGCGAAGTGAGCAGTTGACAAGGTGTCCGAAGCGTAATTCGTTGGAACTGAGTAGAAAAGGAAAATGCAATGACACAAACGACGTGACCCCCCGATTGGATATCGGGGGGCCTTTTTTGTGAAAAAATATATATGAATAAAAATCCCACTTTTAGCAGGGTCTTTAATTACTCAAGCACACTGGGCGGTGGCAAAGGCCCATCTGTCAACAGAGAGTCTTCCTTCGGCTGAGATGTAGCCGTTGAAACGGTACTTTGAGTACCCGTCAAATTCAACTCTTCAGCTTCAGTCATCTCTTTGTCAATTTGAGTTTCTTGGTTTTGTTCTGTCCCGTCTGTCTGTGGCAAAGGGGTTAAGCGCATTTCTTCATAGGATTCCAATGCCGGCTCAATGGATTGCTCCATCGGTTCTTCTTGCACAGTCGGCCCCATGACAACAGGTTTAGATTGAACCTCTGCTTCTTGGTGAGAGTTCGTTTTCGGGCTGTATGTACCGGAGGGATTCCACCAAGTCGGAGGATTTCCGGCACAAGCACACAAAGATAGAGCAAACAAACAAATAAATAAATTTTTCATATTTTTATTATATCCTTTTTATAAAATTTTTTGTGCTAAAAGAGCCTCTTTATATAAAGCACCTGCCCGATAACTGCTCCGCACCAACGGACCACAAGCAGCACCTAAAAACCCAATAGAGAGAGCATATTGCTGCCACTTTTGATATTCTTGCGGCTGAGGATAAGACAGTACGGGATGATGCTCTTTAGAAGGTGCCAAATACTGCCCGATCGTTAGCAAATCCACCCCTACAGAACGCAAATCCTGTAAGGTATGTTTGATTTGTTCGTTTGTTTCCCCCAGCCCCAACATGATGCCTGATTTAGTGAAAACATTCGGAGCTACTTTTTTGCAATGGGCCAATAGGTCTAAAGAACGTCTGTAATCCGCTCCCACACGCACGCCGGCATAAAGTTCGGCAACGGTTTCTATGTTATGGGCCAATACGGCAGGACGCGCCGACAGCACCGTTTCCAAATCTTCAGTTTTTCCGCGAAAATCAGGAATCAACGGCTCTACTTGTACTTCAGGAGTGCAAGCGCGTATCGCCTCTATCACGCGGGCAAAATGGCCGGCCCCTCCGTCTTTTAAATCATCGCGGGTAGGAGATGTCAGCACCGCGTAGTGGATATTCCATTCTTTGACGGTTTTTGCCACATTTTCCGGCTCTTGCTCATCAGGCGGTAAAGGGGTTTGTTTGGTGACGGCGCA
This is a stretch of genomic DNA from Elusimicrobiaceae bacterium. It encodes these proteins:
- the lipA gene encoding lipoyl synthase, whose translation is MTAQIPQWLKEMVGKNKAALRSQRALQAQNSLDVRSLHTVCVEARCPNRGECFNCGDATFMILGGICTRGCKFCAVTKQTPLPPDEQEPENVAKTVKEWNIHYAVLTSPTRDDLKDGGAGHFARVIEAIRACTPEVQVEPLIPDFRGKTEDLETVLSARPAVLAHNIETVAELYAGVRVGADYRRSLDLLAHCKKVAPNVFTKSGIMLGLGETNEQIKHTLQDLRSVGVDLLTIGQYLAPSKEHHPVLSYPQPQEYQKWQQYALSIGFLGAACGPLVRSSYRAGALYKEALLAQKIL